A stretch of DNA from Candidatus Bathyarchaeia archaeon:
TAAGCGTTTTAAACATAAAAATGTAAGTTTGGAGTTGAGATTAAATCAGCAGATTGAAATTTTTCCTTGAGCTAGCTCCATGCAAAATTTGTCTATGTTTTCAAGTTCATATTCCAATACGGCTTCTATCTTACTCTTAACTTTGTCGAGTGAGCTGTTTTCCGCCATAACAACTTGTGCTGCAGCGATTGCTGGTTGGTCTATTGGGCGTCCAATTTCGCTTAGGAGCCATACATAAACCTCTTCTAGTTCTGGCACTTCCTCGTATACGTGTTGCGCAACCTTAAATGTTAGAACGTTGTATATTTTTCCAACGTGGCTTACTGGGTTTTTGCCAGCAGCGGCTTCTGAACAGAATGGCCTGTTTAGGGATATTAAACCATTTACGCGGTTTCCTCTGCCAACTTGCCCAGAATCTCCGCTGTCTGCGCTTGTTCCCAAAACGGTTAGGTATACTCCGTCTATTCCTCTGCCACGCGCATCCAATGTGTTTAATTGGATGTTTACTTTTTCAAAATCTGTGTTGGCTTTAACAAATTTGTTGATTTCTTCAAGGATTTTCGCCTTTTTTTCGAAGTATTCCTCTTCGCTGCTTATGAAGCGGTCTACAAAAGCCATTGATATTGTCAAGTTTAGATCGTTGTTGCTCCGTGAACCCATAACCTTTATATCTTCACCGGACTCTGGGTGGCGCTGCTTAAACTCTTTTGAATTTAGAAACTGTTCTGTTTTAAGCACTATTCTCTCTGTCCTGGTCATTGGTGCATAACCAACAGCGGCAGATGTGTCGTTAGCTCCTAAAACTTTCCCTTTCCGCCTGAAGATGTCCACAAGTCCAGCCGAACCTGGTTTAAGTTCCACCTGATATTTTACGTGTTTATCTGGGTCTACAAAGCGCATATTTTTCTTAAACCACTCCTTTGCAACGTTTACGGCTATTTCCCCGACGTCTATTTTTACGCCGTCAAATTCTGTGGTTGCCCTGTCGCCAAAAACAAAGAGCATAGGCTGCTTTACAACGCCTCCTCCAAATCTAAGTTCGGACTGCCCAGCGACAAGCAGGGATTTATCAACATTATGGTGGAGTATTGTGCCCGCTTTCTCTAGGTATTCTTTGCTTAGGCGTAGGGATATCTGCTCCATAACCGCGTCGCAAATGTAGTCTGGGTGCCCCAAGCCTTTCCTTTCCACAATTTCTAGTCTTTGCTTTTCAAGGGGAGTCTGCCTCAACCTTTCAACTATTATGTTTCGCAAGTTAATCCTCCATGAGCCCACACGAAGTTTCGGTTTATGTATAAAACGAAAATATATATTTTGCTGTATTAACTTTGCATTTAGGATAACTGGTGGTTATTATTGATAATAACGGGCTCCATGCTTAGGAAACTTCGAGTGGAGGCTAAGCTAACTCAGAAAAAGCTGGCGGAACTCGTTGGAGTTTCACAAGCGCATATTGCAAAAATTGAACAGGAGAAAGTTGACCCCAGGTTATCAACAGTTAACAAAATCTTAAAAGTCTTAACTGAGGGAAAAGAAGTG
This window harbors:
- a CDS encoding methionine adenosyltransferase, yielding MRNIIVERLRQTPLEKQRLEIVERKGLGHPDYICDAVMEQISLRLSKEYLEKAGTILHHNVDKSLLVAGQSELRFGGGVVKQPMLFVFGDRATTEFDGVKIDVGEIAVNVAKEWFKKNMRFVDPDKHVKYQVELKPGSAGLVDIFRRKGKVLGANDTSAAVGYAPMTRTERIVLKTEQFLNSKEFKQRHPESGEDIKVMGSRSNNDLNLTISMAFVDRFISSEEEYFEKKAKILEEINKFVKANTDFEKVNIQLNTLDARGRGIDGVYLTVLGTSADSGDSGQVGRGNRVNGLISLNRPFCSEAAAGKNPVSHVGKIYNVLTFKVAQHVYEEVPELEEVYVWLLSEIGRPIDQPAIAAAQVVMAENSSLDKVKSKIEAVLEYELENIDKFCMELAQGKISIC